The sequence AGTCGTAAACGCGCTACAAACGTCCGCTTTTCATTTCGCCTCTAAAAAGGCCTCGAAGCGCGGCCTGGGCGACTTGCCGGCGAGGTCCTGCCACGGTCCGGCAATGCAGGCAAGCGGAATTTTCGGGACCGTTTTCGAGAAGAAGGCCTTCTATATTATAAATGAGGGAATTGCTCGCCCGAATCTTTTATAATTTCATCGTTGGCGCGGAAGAAGAGCGCTTGATCGCAGGCCGGGTTTCCGGGAGCCTTCGGACAGTTCCGTCGTATTTCTTTATCATTCTGATATTATTTAAAAATAGTAGGTAATGTGGCCCAATATCCGCCGATTTTTCGCCGGGTATGTCTGCGTGCGACAGCGGTGTCGTACTCCTCTGACACGCCGTATTTCGGGCAATTTTAGGAGAATTGTGTTCGGCATGACGACAGTAATGTCGCTTGTGGGCGGATTGAGGCGCCGTTCATGGCCCGGGATATTCTACGTGATTCGGCAAATGCCCGTCCTGGCATTGCTTGTGCGGATTGGCATGGACTGTGCTTATTGGTCGGCCCAGACGGATTGTCTAAAAAATCACAAGGGAGAACCTTATGGCTCAAGTAATAGTTTCCTACGACCGCGAAGGCGAGAAGCAGACCATTCATACCGGATCCCAGGTCCTGGGCGACATCGACATCAATTACGAAGGCGTGCCCGAGGACGAGCGCGGCGGCACCGCCAAGCAGTTCCTGGCATCCGCCGCCCTGTATTGTTTCTGCGGCGCTCTGGGTAAGGCCCTTGAGACCCGCGGCGCCACCTACGAGCGCATCACCGGCACCGCTACCCTGGAAACCGGCCTGGACGAAAAGAAACGCGCCCGCGTGACCGGCATCGCCCTGGAAGTGACCGTGCACATGGACGAGGAATACGGCTTCATCTTCGATCGCGTCGAGAAAATCATGCAGCAGGGCTGTCTGGTGACCGCGTCTCTGCACAACGCTTTCCCCGTCACCTACAAGCTCCACCTCGAAGACTAGCCACTAACACGCATACAGGAGATACAATGCCATCCATAACCATAATCGGCGCCGGACCGGGAGGCCATATCGCGGCCTTCGAGGCCGCTCGCCGTGGAGCCGATGTCACCCTGATCGAGAAGGAGCACGTCGGAGGTACCTGCCTCAACTCCGGTTGCATCCCCACCAAGACGATCAAGGCCTCGGCCGACGCCCTTGAGAACGCCCATCGCCTGGCCGAGTTCGGCATCACGCAGACCGAAGGTGACGAAGCCCGTTTCAGAGCCGACATGGCCGCCGTGGTGGCCCGCAAGGAGCGCGTCCGCCAGGTCCTGTGCGGCGGGCTGGAAAAGACCTGCAAATCCCTGAACGTCCGCCTCCTCCGTGGTGCGGCAGAACTGGGCCCCGACAAGACCGTGATCGTCCGCAACGAGGACGGCGTGGAAGAAATCAAGAGCGACAGCATCATTCTCGCCACCGGCTCCTGCACGGTGGATCTGCCTTCGCTGCCCATCGATCATGAATATATCATCAACAGCGACGACGCCCTGAATCTCGACCATGTGCCCGAAAGCATGGTCATCGTCGGCGGCGGCGTCATCGGCTGTGAGCTGGCCTTCATCTACCGCGCCTTCGGCTCCGCCGTGACCGTCGTGCAGGGCATGGATCGTCTTCTGCCCCTGCCGTCCGTGGACGTCGAAATGAGCCGCCTGCTGCAGCGCGAGGCCAAGAAGCGCCGTATCAAGCTCGAGCTCGGCAAGACCGTGAAGAGCGCCGAAGTGCGTGACGGCAAGGTCGTCTGCGAACTCGGTCCCTCTCCGTTCCTCGAAGGGGCCACCGGCCCGGATTCCACTGTCGTGACCGACATGGTCCTGGTGGCCGTGGGTCGCAAGCCCAACAACGACGGACTCAAGCTGGCCGAGGCCGGTGTCGAGGTCGACGGTCGCGGCTGGATCAAGGCCGATGCGGGCATGCGTACCTCGGTTGAAGGCATTTACGCCATCGGCGACGCTCTGGGACCGGCGCGTGTCATGCTGGCCCACGTGGCCTCGGCCGAAGGACTGTGCGCCGTGGCCAATTGCTTCGGCGAGAACCGGGAACTGGACTACAACGTCATTCCCGCCGGTATCTTCACCTCTCCCGAGATCGGCACGGTCGGTCTGTCCGAGGAAGAGGCCGTCAAGCAGGGCTTTGAAGTCCGCTCCCAGATCTTCCAGTTCCGCGAACTGGGCAAGGCTCAGGCCCAGGCCGAGCTGCCCGGCATGTTCAAGCTGATCTGCGAGAAAACGTCCGGCCGCATCCTCGGCGTCCACATCGCCGGAGCCCATGCAACGGACCTGATCGCCGAAGCCGCCCTGGCCATGGAAAAGGGCCTGACGGCCGCTGACCTGGCCCACACCATCCATGCGCATCCCACCCTGGCAGAAGGCCTTTACGAGGTCAGCGAGGGGTGGCTCCGGGCCAGCTAGGCCCGGCCGCGCAACAGCCATATCATCACCAAGGAGAAAACATGAGTGAACTGACTTTCCCCGAAGACGTGCTCTACCATGCCGAGCACACCTGGGTCCGCATCGCCGATGACAACACCGCCGTTGTCGGCATTTCCGATTTCGCGCAGGAGCAGTTGGGCGAGGTCGCCTTTGTCGATCTGCCCGCGGTCGGTGCCGCCTTTGCCGCCGGCGACGAGTTCGGCACCGTGGAATCCATCAAGGCCGTGTCCAGCC is a genomic window of uncultured Pseudodesulfovibrio sp. containing:
- the gcvH gene encoding glycine cleavage system protein GcvH produces the protein MSELTFPEDVLYHAEHTWVRIADDNTAVVGISDFAQEQLGEVAFVDLPAVGAAFAAGDEFGTVESIKAVSSLYMPISGTVTAINSGLEDDPSQVNTSPYGDGWMLKITVDADAEKSQLLSAADYEAQL
- the lpdA gene encoding dihydrolipoyl dehydrogenase, whose amino-acid sequence is MPSITIIGAGPGGHIAAFEAARRGADVTLIEKEHVGGTCLNSGCIPTKTIKASADALENAHRLAEFGITQTEGDEARFRADMAAVVARKERVRQVLCGGLEKTCKSLNVRLLRGAAELGPDKTVIVRNEDGVEEIKSDSIILATGSCTVDLPSLPIDHEYIINSDDALNLDHVPESMVIVGGGVIGCELAFIYRAFGSAVTVVQGMDRLLPLPSVDVEMSRLLQREAKKRRIKLELGKTVKSAEVRDGKVVCELGPSPFLEGATGPDSTVVTDMVLVAVGRKPNNDGLKLAEAGVEVDGRGWIKADAGMRTSVEGIYAIGDALGPARVMLAHVASAEGLCAVANCFGENRELDYNVIPAGIFTSPEIGTVGLSEEEAVKQGFEVRSQIFQFRELGKAQAQAELPGMFKLICEKTSGRILGVHIAGAHATDLIAEAALAMEKGLTAADLAHTIHAHPTLAEGLYEVSEGWLRAS
- a CDS encoding OsmC family protein, which codes for MAQVIVSYDREGEKQTIHTGSQVLGDIDINYEGVPEDERGGTAKQFLASAALYCFCGALGKALETRGATYERITGTATLETGLDEKKRARVTGIALEVTVHMDEEYGFIFDRVEKIMQQGCLVTASLHNAFPVTYKLHLED